Sequence from the Deltaproteobacteria bacterium genome:
ACATTTGATGATAATTTTCAGAATATTGTCTTTTCCGGCGAATTGCATAGCGTAAAAAACAGGATCGATAATCTTTTCAGAGCTAATTCATTAAATACAAGCAGTGACGATCTCTTTCTTGAATATACCAACTCTATTGCCCGGCTTAAACAAATCATAAAAATAGCTGCCGACCGTTCTAACCTGACACTGGACCCTGAACTGGAAAGCTATTACATGATGTCTCTCATTACGGTGCAGTTTCCCGAAATCATTGAACTGCTTGGCAGAGTAAGGGGAAAGGGAAGCTCGCTCATTGCCGGCACGAATAAGAGGGATGAAGAAACAGGCCGGCTCCTTGGCCATCTGGCAGTCCTCAAGGTTGGCCTTGAAAACATGAAAAATACCACAAAAATTGTTTATGCAGCATCACCTGAACTTGAGAAACGTTTACAGAAAATGATTATAAAGGCCGAAGAAAAGGCAAATCTCTTTATTTCTTATACAAACGAGGCCATTTATGGAACAAGCCGCCTTTCTCCTCTTGAGTATTTCAATAAAGGGACGGAAGCCATAACGGCATACCTGGCTCCTCACAGAGAAATTGGCAGGATGCTAACAGGTCACCTCCTGGAAAGGGCCGACAGACTCCGCCTGCTTCGTAATCTAAGCTTTACCGGCACCCTCATTGCCGCCATTCTCATTATTTACTTTGCCTTCTCTTTCTATAAATACAACAAGGCCATATTTAATAAAATTCAGCACATGTCCATAACGGATATGCTGACAGGACTTTATAACCGGCGATATATGCATATGATAATCAATAAGGAAATCAACAGGGTTCACCGTGAAAAAAAGAGCTTTTCTCTCGCCATTCTCGATGTCGACTATTTTAAACCCTTTAATGATAATCATGGACACCTTGAGGGAGACACAGCCCTCATTGAAGTTGCGGCAGCATTAAAAGAAAACCTCAAAAGAGCAGGCGATTTTCTATTCAGGATTGGAGGGGAAGAATTTTGTTTTTTCTTTTCCGGTGAAAGCAGTAAAGCAACACTTGCCATTGCCGATGAAATCCGCGCATCCATTGAAAAGTTGGAGATCCGCCACAGGAAAAGCGCCATATCGTCTTTTCTCACTATTTCCATCGGTATCGCGCACAGCAATGCACTATCAAAGGAAACCTACAGTCTGCTAATGCAAAAAGCGGATGAAGCCCTTTATAAAGCGAAGCTCAAAGGAAGAAACCGCTGTGAAATTATTCACTTGTAGCGCTACAACCGGGTGGAACTAGTCCAGCATTTCCACCATCATCCTGCAAAAAGCAGAAACAGGGGTTCTCTCCCTATTCCGCCCCCAAACCTGTCGCCCTGGCCCTTCAACAAGCCTCTGCCGAGTCTGCCGAAGCGCTCATGACAGGCCCGTCGGAGGGCCATCTATAAAACACCAAACATGCCGGATACAACAATGTCATTGACAAACAACTTTGATTAAGGTAGAAAAATTGCAGGAGAATCAGAAAACCCGAACCGAATACGGTTCCAGGCTTTTTTTGTAATAATTTAGAGAATAGAAATCCGCTGTTGTCCATTAAAACCGGATGAATGCCTTTTTTTAAATCGATGAGGACAACTCATTTCTTGTGGAAAAATGCATAATAAATACATACAAATGAAATTAATTGCCCCATTGATAAAAAGCTATTTACTCATAGTCGTCGCTGCACTTTTTTTAATCATCATAAACACTTCAAACAGAAAGGACCATAAACCATGAAAATCATTAAAATTACACTCTTACTTATCGTTTTTTCAAGCACTTCAGTCTATGCAAAAAATGCTTCAGAAACAGCAAAAGACTATTTCAATAGGCTAAAGAAAAAGGACTATAATGGCGCCGCATCCTATTTTGACCCGAATGCATTAAATGAATTTCGTCAAATGTTGAGTTTCATCAACGAAATACCTGCTGAAGGGCAAAAGGGCTTTTTAGAGGCATTCTTTGGCGCCGGCGCTACGAAAGAATCCGTTTCAAAATTATCAAATTCCGACTTCTTTTCATCCTTCCTAAAAGCCGTCATGAGCCAGGCAGAAGCTGCCGGTGGAATAAATTTCGATGGAATGGAAGTGTTGGGAGAAGTTTTGGAAGGTTCGAATATTTCTCATGTAGTCACAAGAAACAGAGTTTCCATGGGTGAGATCGAAATGGAAGCCATGGAAGTTGTTTCTTTCAAAAAAAATGGGAAAGAATGGAAGGCGCTTTTGTCAGGGAAAATGAAAGGGATGGCAAGACAGTTACGTGCAGTTATAAAACAGCAACAGTAATCTCTAAAAGAGGCTTTATAAAATAAAATGGAAGACAATTGGAACAAGCCACCTAAGTGAATCACCGCCGGCAAAGCCGGAGGCTTGATTTTGTGAACCGCTCAAAGCGGTATATTGAAAATAATTCTGACCACCTAAAGGTGATTATCCCTTTAAAGTATTTTCGGAGTTGACCATACAAAACCATTCGACAATATTTCGGTATCCAACAACGTTATACTTTCATTCTCATTTCCTGTGACATAAACTTTGAATATTTTCCATGTGGCGTCTCCTTTTCTGGATTGAGCGGTTCACATCATGGAGGCTCCACTATTTTCCTGTATCTGTCAAACTCTGATCCCCCGGCTTTGCCGGGGGACTACCTAGAGGAATATACGGTAATCAGCAAATGACACATCTCTAACTATTCATTTTTTAATGGTTTTACCATCTCTATACTATATGGTACAATTTAAAAATGAAAGCTATTCAGGAACGGGGACAAAAAACCAGGCAGCGCATTATTGATGTTGCTTTTAAATTATTTCATAAACAAGGCATCCATGCCACCAGCGTTGATGAAATCCTTAAACACTCTGATGCAGGCAAGAGTCAGTTTTATTATTATTTTAAAAATAAAGATGATTTGATTCACGCTGTAGTACAGGATTTTTATCAAAAGCTAAAGGGCAAAGACTCTGCTTTGTCTTTTGATATTCAATCCTGGGGAGATTTGGAAAACTGGTTTGCTTCTTTTATTAATTTCCAGAAATCCACCGCATGTTCCCTGGGTTGCCCTTTGGCGACAATTGCTTATGAACTTGGTCATGACCAGCAGTTAATCAGGCAGGATATTCATCTCATTTTTGAATTCACATGCAATGCCCTGGCACGATTTTTCACCGCTTTAGCCGATAAAGGAGAATTGAAAAAGGGTGCGAACCCTGATGAAATGGCTAATCTTTGTTTTGTCACTATGCAAGGTGGAATGCTGATTTCTAAAGTCAGGAAGGAAACTCATGATTTTGAAAGCTCCGTTGCTCATGTGCTGAACTATTTAAAGTCATTTAAAAAATAAAGGCTCCTTTAAAAAATCTGTTCCACCACACCGGCTGCATTTAAAATACTCCTTTTCTTCTTATAAAGGCCTTTTTTTCATCCTTTTTCCCTTCTCAACATGAATGCCCTAAAACACCTCAAAGTGATAGATTTAAAAAAATATCTTTCTTGTTGACACAAATTGTACTAATTGGTATACATATTTGTACTTAACGGTACATATCTTAAATAATAAAAAAGGAGACAATATGAAACTTCACGGATTAGACGTGTCATCACCAACCAACAAAGTTCGTTATTTGGCCAATGCCTTAGGAGTTGATTATGAGTTTAATTTGGTTATGCCTCTAAGTGAACAGACACAAAATGAGGATTATCAAAAGCTCCACCCGGCGGGTAAGGTTCCGGTTTTGGAAGATGGAGATACTACCCTTTTTGAAAGTGCTGCAATTATTAAATATCTCGCCAGAAAATATAAATCTTCCTATTATCCGGAAGATATTGAAATTCAGGCAAAAATTGATCAGTGGATAGATTTCGTTTCAGTCCATGTCCGTAGCGCCATGGTCCGTGTTTTTTGGAATACGGTCGGTATTAAATTCATGGGAGAGGAAGTGGATGAAAAATCCTTGCAGGCTGGTCGGGAATTTTTAGACCGTTTTTTACCTATCCTTGATAAGCAATTGGGAAAAAATAAATATTTGGCCGGTAATGAGTTGACCCTTGCTGATTTTAATCTTTTAGCCGAACTCGATGCGGCAGAACCGGCAGGAGTTGATATTACACAATATCCTAATCTGAACACCTGGCGTGAGAACCTTAGAAAAGAAGATTTTTATCAGGTCGATCGCTCTTTCGGAGAATCTTTGCTTGCAAAACATTTAAATGCAAACTAAATTGCACTTTAAATAATAACTCAAACGCTAATGCACATTTAAAGGAAGTCAATATGGCCCAATACATTATTAGTTACATAGGTGGTAATCAGCCATCCAGTCCGGAGGAAGGTAAGCAACATTTTGCAAAGTATAAGGAATGGTTATCTTCATTGGGTGACTCAGCTATTAGTCCTGCTAATCCTTTAAAGAATACAAACACAGTAAACCCTGACGGTACTGTCACTAAGGGAAGTATAACGGCAATGTCCGGTTACACTGTCATTGAAGCTGATTCTATGGAGTCAGCACTGGACATGGCAAAAGCTTGCCCCTTTCTCCATATTGGCGGTTCACTTGAGGTGTCGGAGTTAATACAGATACCTCGATAAAATTATCATAACACTCACTTACAGAGGGAAGAAAAATATAATGGATTGGCTCTATCCGGCAAATACAAAGTTTTATGATGTGATTGGCGCTTTTAGTCAGGCTGAAACCTACTGGCCCGTTAATTCAAATGTCATCGTTGGCGATACCGTTTATATTTATCTGGCTGCACCATACAAACAGATAGCTTTTGTTTGTCAAGTTAGTGAAATGAATCTTGGTGAAGAAAAAATTATTGATTATATTCGTCCTTTCTTCAAAAAGGCTCCTCAAAATAAAAAACCATCAAAATCCTTTATGAAGCTGCAGGGGATATCAAAAATTCCTATCGAAAAAGAATCGCGTCTCTCTTACAGCTTTCTTAAAGAGAATGGTTTGAATGGAATGCTCATGGGTCCGCGAAAACTTGATAATAATCCACTTCTATTCAATTATATAAAAGGGAATTTGTCATGACTTATGAAGAGGCAGTAAAAAAAGTTACTAAAGAAGAAGGTGTTCAACTTTCAACAATGATGAAAACTCCCTGCTTGCGATACAAGGGAGAGTTTATGGCAATGATCTTTGAAAAAGAGGACTCTCTTATCATAAAGGTTTCTCCCCGGCGAGTTAATGAAATTATTTCATCAGGCAAAGGCAGGGAATTTAACTTTACAAAGAAAAGGTTTAAAGAATGGGTACTCATTCCTTCAGCTTATGAAGATGATTATGAAGATTTCATTTATGAATCACTGGAATATGCGAAAGAGAAGCTAAGTGATTAAGACTTTCTTATAGCTTTAAAAAGGAGCACCTCCTTGCACCACGTAATGTTCGATATCGATGGCACACTGGTCCAATCTTATGACTTTGATGCCCGCTGCTTTGTTGAGGCCATCGAAGAAGTAATGAACCTGACAATTGACAGCGATTGGTCACAGTACAAATATGTGACGGATGCCGGCATAGTTGATGAAATCATCGATTTGAATAGCCTCGGTGGGAAGAAAGATGAAATCAGTGAAAAAGTAAAAAAATGCTTTGTGCGAAAAATTTCAGAACACCTTGAACAAAATCCGGCTCAAGAAGTACCCGGCGCCTCTTCATTTTTATCCCGCTTGCATTCAATGGATAATGTCGCCCTCTCAATTGCCACAGGCGGCTGGTATGAAAGTGCAATACTCAAATTAAGTTCAGCAGGAATTTGTGCCGCTAA
This genomic interval carries:
- a CDS encoding GGDEF domain-containing protein, producing the protein MSVITGKNLNIPTRRYLAATIIPLALFYSSILLLINNINTQYEFTQKEIKGVSVISQLHNSIIGLQKIRGLSGITLDDTDDIIDEVKTLQYEFNDSLNRITFDDNFQNIVFSGELHSVKNRIDNLFRANSLNTSSDDLFLEYTNSIARLKQIIKIAADRSNLTLDPELESYYMMSLITVQFPEIIELLGRVRGKGSSLIAGTNKRDEETGRLLGHLAVLKVGLENMKNTTKIVYAASPELEKRLQKMIIKAEEKANLFISYTNEAIYGTSRLSPLEYFNKGTEAITAYLAPHREIGRMLTGHLLERADRLRLLRNLSFTGTLIAAILIIYFAFSFYKYNKAIFNKIQHMSITDMLTGLYNRRYMHMIINKEINRVHREKKSFSLAILDVDYFKPFNDNHGHLEGDTALIEVAAALKENLKRAGDFLFRIGGEEFCFFFSGESSKATLAIADEIRASIEKLEIRHRKSAISSFLTISIGIAHSNALSKETYSLLMQKADEALYKAKLKGRNRCEIIHL
- a CDS encoding HAD family hydrolase, producing the protein MHHVMFDIDGTLVQSYDFDARCFVEAIEEVMNLTIDSDWSQYKYVTDAGIVDEIIDLNSLGGKKDEISEKVKKCFVRKISEHLEQNPAQEVPGASSFLSRLHSMDNVALSIATGGWYESAILKLSSAGICAANIPIASSNDHFSRTEIMKIAESRSNTKGSAKHTYFGDAGWDKKACHLLGCNFVLVGNKIDHHQRINDFLSVNEAMAFIGL
- a CDS encoding TetR/AcrR family transcriptional regulator, producing MKAIQERGQKTRQRIIDVAFKLFHKQGIHATSVDEILKHSDAGKSQFYYYFKNKDDLIHAVVQDFYQKLKGKDSALSFDIQSWGDLENWFASFINFQKSTACSLGCPLATIAYELGHDQQLIRQDIHLIFEFTCNALARFFTALADKGELKKGANPDEMANLCFVTMQGGMLISKVRKETHDFESSVAHVLNYLKSFKK
- a CDS encoding glutathione S-transferase family protein, with amino-acid sequence MKLHGLDVSSPTNKVRYLANALGVDYEFNLVMPLSEQTQNEDYQKLHPAGKVPVLEDGDTTLFESAAIIKYLARKYKSSYYPEDIEIQAKIDQWIDFVSVHVRSAMVRVFWNTVGIKFMGEEVDEKSLQAGREFLDRFLPILDKQLGKNKYLAGNELTLADFNLLAELDAAEPAGVDITQYPNLNTWRENLRKEDFYQVDRSFGESLLAKHLNAN